In the genome of Apostichopus japonicus isolate 1M-3 chromosome 15, ASM3797524v1, whole genome shotgun sequence, one region contains:
- the LOC139980647 gene encoding uncharacterized protein: protein MRDTIGPKMSGNLSELQKQLVVALVESGARMEDVIREIDRAMQATSSVDSVDSSRQQLQQTTAGLPAPDMCSVSSPETAKMNNGTDYSSRKPSGNSQIHIKTQENGKSQEDLEGADNMSNSDYGDEESGSPESSELNHDSSQPLTLRDHLLRQDPWQVAKMIKQYMQQHNIPQREVVDATGLNQSHLSQHLNKGTPMKSMKRNLLYQWYIRKQVEVANQFTNPQAIPLDPSPEEHEPLSKKCRRNRFKWGPASQRILYHAYQQNRNPCKEEREGLVIQCNAAECIQRGVSPAQVSGLGSNLVTEVRVYNWFANRRKEEAFKNKLALDAHVHNLVPYPQGSGLEMMQSQHATSNVPPIFVGDGQSGVIAHHPLSGTTANSLSGLQSHLTNGISHTSPICAIKSESENTLPGRLPPMSSLSHSTKPSPSGPINSSLGGTAHHHGLYQSHRTSYPSAGSITRGLQDHSPNSRSTSLLSRKNLQQQSHMSVLHSTTNSPHQQVDHTQNQMSSLQRISPNGSIHAGNAALTDGVSQDEFQQYVDQGYLQQLSQDHGFQSAVYDVQHAMVSQQQSLSQLQASYHNQIASMATTSCASSTLMSSNFPGNKKVQITDIGDLVMGKRRVVNVKIQGSQVLPSEHSPNEANNHRNSEDVHIQNQVLDFSSSGHHQNNVTPPHQQVTGHNQGRCNDDHSSGRTLEGYNLVTKVEGTATSI, encoded by the exons ATGAGAGATACAATTGGGCCTAAAATGTCAGGGAATCTATCTGAGTTGCAAAAACAGCTCGTGGTCGCCCTGGTCGAAAGTGGGGCTCGAATGGAAGACGTTATACGGGAGATTGACAGAGCAATGCAAGCGACTTCGTCCGTTGACAGTGTTGATAGTTCACGGCAACAACTACAGCAGACGACAGCGGGTTTACCTGCGCCTGATATGTGCAGTGTTTCCTCGCCCGAAACCGCGAAAATGAACAACGGGACAGACTACTCTAGTAGGAAACCTTCTGGAAATAGCCAAATTCATATAAAGACTCAAGAAAACGGGAAATCGCAGGAAGATTTAGAAGGTGCTGATAACATGAGTAATTCTGATTATGGAGACGAGGAAAGTGGTTCTCCCGAATCGAGTGAACTGAACCACGACTCTAGTCAACCGCTTACACTAAGAGACCACTTACTGAG GCAAGATCCATGGCAAGTTGCCAAGATGATTAAGCAGTACATGCAACAACATAACATCCCCCAAAGAGAAGTGGTAGATGCCACTGGGTTAAACCAATCACACTTATCCCAACATCTCAACAAGGGAACCCCGATGAAGAGTATGAAGAGAAACCTTTTATACCAATGGTATATCAGAAAACAAGTCGAAGTAGCAAACC AATTTACAAACCCACAGGCTATACCTTTAGATCCCTCACCTGAAGAACACGAACCCCTGAGTAAGAAGTGCAGAAGGAACCGCTTCAAATGGGGGCCTGCATCTCAGAGAATACTTTACCATGCTTATCAACAGAACCGGAATCCATGCAAAGAAGAACGAGAGGGATTGGTTATACAGTGCAATGC GGCTGAATGCATACAGAGGGGAGTCTCACCCGCTCAAGTTAGTGGTCTTGGTTCCAACTTAGTCACTGAAGTCAGGGTGTATAACTGGTTTGCCAACAGGCGGAAAGAGGAAGCTTTTAAGAACAAACTTGCCCTAGATGCTCATGTTCATAACCTTGTCCCCTATCCACAGGGGTCTG GACTAGAGATGATGCAGTCCCAACATGCCACTTCAAACGTTCCCCCCATTTTTGTCGGGGATGGACAATCTGGAGTCATCGCCCACCATCCTCTCAGTGGAACCACAGCTAACAGTCTCTCAGGGTTACAATCACACCTGACTAATGGAATATCTCATACTTCTCCAATATGTGCAATCAAATCAGAATCAGAG AATACCTTGCCTGGGAGGTTGCCCCCAATGTCCAGCCTTTCTCATTCGACCAAACCAAGTCCGTCTGGTCCGATTAATTCTTCTTTAGGAGGTACTGCTCACCACCACGGCTTGTATCAAAGTCATCGGACTTCCTATCCATCAGCAGGAAGCATTACTAGAG GTTTACAAGATCACTCACCAAATTCAAGAAGTACATCACTGTTATCGAGGAAGAATCTTCAACAACAAAGTCATATGTCTGTTCTGCATTCCACAACAAACTCCCCCCACCAGCAGGTGGATCACACCCAGAATCAGATGTCGTCACTGCAGCGTATTTCACCGAACGGATCGATCCACGCAGGCAACGCTGCCCTCACTGATGGCGTCTCACAAGATGAATTTCAGCAATATGTTGATCAAGGTTATCTGCAACAGCTATCCCAAG ATCACGGATTTCAATCAGCTGTTTACGATGTACAACATGCCATGGTTTCACAACAACAATCGCtaagccaattacaagcctccTATCATAACCAGATCGCTTCCATGGCAACCACCAGTTGCGCCTCCTCCACTCTCATGAGTTCCAATTTCCCTGGTAACAAGAAGGTACAGATCACAGACATAGGTGATCTTGTGATGGGTAAGAGGCGAGTCGTGAATGTGAAGATACAGGGCAGCCAGGTGTTACCAAGTGAACACAGCCCCAACGAAGCCAATAACCACAGAAATAGCGAAG